In the genome of Paenibacillus pabuli, the window GCAGCTTTTCTCCACTCACCATAATAAATAAATATCCACCCAGTGCACAGAATATGGCGATTGCCATAGTGAAAAACAGTGTCCAACCAACGCGTTTACCCGTAATTTTTTTCTTTTTAGAGGTCTTTGGCTTCGCTTTTTTGGTTGACTTGTTATTGTTGTTGCGATTGTTAGACCTCGACAACGGATCGTTTGGCATGTTACCTCCTGACTCCCTTTCGGTTGCATAATTTCTATTCGTCTGCTGACTCAAGCTCCTTGGAGCTTATTTTGCCCGGAATGAAAAGAACAACCCTTATTCAGGTTGCTCTGTCTCATTTCCTATACTTGTAGACGAAATGGTTGATAAAAAGGTTTCGTAATTTTTTAAGCTTCGCCGCTATTATCTTGCTGCATCAGCGATACGCTGCGTTGCGGCGTGAACGTGGAGATGGCGTGCTTGTAGACCATTTGCTGGCGTCCGTCGCTGTCAATGACGATCGTAAAATTGTCAAATGCCTTGATCGTTCCGCGGATTTGAAAGCCATTGGTCAGATAGACCGTAGCAGGAATGTTTTCTTTCCGCAGTTGGTTCAAGAACGTATCTTGGATGTTGATGGACTTGTTCATTAGCCGTACCCCCATTGGTTCATTTGAATTCGAGTTTAAGTAATATTCAATATCGCTGAGTAGCTTTCGTGCTATTATATCATGAACGGATTCATATAATCCACAAAAACCCCTTGTCTGCTATTTTGCACCTATGCCTGAGCTTCGCTTGCAACTAGAAGACTTATCCATTATACACCGCTTGTCAGAATTGCAAAAGAGGGACAATTTCTGCCTTTTCGACATGCTTTCCTCCTTACTTCTCCTGATCTGTAAACGGTTTTCCTTCTTCGCCGGCTAACGTACTATTTTGCCGTTTTTTTCTATCATGGATTAAGAGTTTCAGGTATGTATTGGTATGGACTAGTACAATAATTAACCAAATCAAGGCAACCAGAACCACAATCGCAAACCCAATTCCAAATAATCCTGAGAAAAAGAAATATAAACTTGCCGCTCCGCTCGGTTCTGCACTCATAAAATTCGCCCCTTTCCAATTCCTGTTATTAATAAAATAAAATGGAATTTCATCAGAATATATTTTAATATTTATGTTATTTTTTTACAATGAATTTCTCTGATTAAAACTATATACACCGCCGATTGTTCCCTGTTTTGATCTCATCATTTCACAACAAAAAAAAAGAACCTATGCCTTTCATTACCAAAAGGCATAGGTTCTAAAGTCCTAAACAGGTGGCAAACTCCACCCTATATATTCAGTTAAACTTTCGTTTGATCATCTCACATACCTGGGCATAATTGCCTGAAAAATCATCGGTGTCTGTCATATCCACCCACTCGATATCCTTCATATGACGGAACCAGGACAATTGCCGCTTGGCAAAACGGCGCGTATCCCTTTTTAGCCACTCTACCGCAGCCTCCCAGCTGACTTCACCCTGGAGATACGCTGCAATTTCCTTATAACCGAGCCCCTGCATGGAGATATGTCCTCTAGCTACGCCGCGCTCCAGTAAAGACTTAACCTCGTCTACCAAACCCTGTCCGATCATAAGATCAATTCGCTCTTCTACTCGGGCATACAGCTTCTGACGATCCATTGTCAAACCCACAATAAGCAGGTCATATGGAGACTCTTTTTTCTGGGAAGCCAGCTGCTCGGACAACTTTTCACCTGTGAGGTGATAGATCTCCAGTGCACGAACAATTCGGCGCTGGTCATTTGGATGCAGTCGTTCTGCACTAACCGGATCAATGACCCTCAGCTTATCATGTAACGCCTGCGGGCCATGTTGCTCAGCATAACGAAACTGTTCATCCCGAAACGCTTCATCTGAGCCGCTGTCCGAAAATTGAAAGCCGTAACATACCGATTCCACATACAGACCCGTGCCGCCAACAATAAAAGGCAGCTTGCCGCGCTCATGGATTTCCCCAATCAGACGTGTGCAGCTCTCCTGAAATTCTGCCACGGAATAGGGGTATTCCGGTTCATGGATGTCGATGAGGTGATGGGGCACGCCCTTCATTTCATCGCGGGTAATTTTGGCTGTTCCGATATCCATTTCGCGATAGACCTGCATCGAATCTCCCGAAATAATCTCACAATTGAACGCCTGTGCAAGCTCAATACTCATTCTTGTTTTGCCTACAGCTGTTGGTCCAACCAGCACAAGCAGCTTCGGTTTAACTTCCGCTTTCAACATTAATCACTCCGTACAGTGTTTTTGCATTGCCCCGGTCGTGTACTTCAAAACCGAGTCTCGTAAATTCCGCGCTGCCGCGCTTCTCTTTCATAACGACCCGCTTGCGGGCAACTCTTTTGGCTTCAAAAATACTCAGTTCATCCAGTGCGTTGTGATTCGCATAATCCCGCAAAGGCTTGATGCCACTCGAATCCATCATCGGTTCACGAAACATGGGGTCAAAATAAACCGTGTCACAGCTTCGATCAGGCAAGGAACGCAGCAAATCGAGATGATTCACATGCCGCAGCTCAATGCGCCGGAAAGCTTCATTTACCTCAGGCTTAATGCTCTCATATTGAGACATGCCTTCTACCAATAGCGTGTACAGTGGGAGGGAGCTTTCACAGGCGATGACCCGACCACTTTTGCCTACAGCAACCGAGAATACCAATGCATCGGTGCCCAACCCTGCTGTACAATCGATAACGATATCTCCTTCATGAATCGCCCCCGCCTCCAGCATCGGATCAGCTTCTCCATTTAATACACGCTTGGCCCGAACAAATCCCATACTGGGGTGAAACTCAAGCAGCGGTGAATCCGGTCGAAACAAACGAACTTTACCCTGAAGCACAACTACAATCTCATCGATCCCATAATGTGCGACCAGTGCAGGCAAAGACATTTTTTTGCGGGGTACATAGGTCCCTCCCGTTGTTTCCGCCAGGTTTCGTGCACGTTCCACAAGGTGGCCTGCTTCCTTTTCACCGGTTGTAATATACATAACTTCCTCCTAAATAGCTACATGACCCGTTTGAATAACTTCTCCAGATCATAGGTTGAAAATGAAACCACAATCGGTCTCCCGTGTGGACAAGTATATGGTTGTCGGCAAGAACCAAGACGCTGAATCAGCACTTCCGCCTCCTGATCCGTCAATTTCTGATTGGCTTTAATGGAAGCCTTGCAAGAGCACATAATGGACGCCGCTTCGCGCATCTTGGCAACATCAATACTGCGTTCACTTAGCACCCATTCTGACATCTCTTCAATAATGTCTTTCTCATCCCCCTTGGGGAACCAGAACGGGTGGGAACGCACCCGGAAGGTTTGTCCGCCGAAATGTTCCAGGTACACACCCGCCTGCTCAAACCAAGCCAGTCTTGTTTTGAGCTTTTCGGTCTCGGATGGTGTGAACTCCAGTGTAATGGGCAGCAGCAGCTCCTGTGAAGCCTGAGCTGGATTGCCAAACTGCTCGTAGTAATACTCATAATTCACTCGTTCATGGGCTGCATGCTGATCGATTAGATACAGACCATCTTGATTTTGTGCAATCAAATACGTTCCATGGTGCTGCCCAATCAGGCTCAGTTCAGGAAATGCAGGCATGGAAACATCCGATTTAACGGCGGAAGCCAGCCTTGCCGGGTCCGGCAAACTTGGAGCCTTCCAGCTTCGCTCTCCTTTTGCAGCCGCCGCAGATGGGTTATAAGATGAACGTACTTCTCTAACCGGAGAATTCACCGAATTGGAACGATAAGCAGAAGCCTGAACCTGTGAAGTGGATGGCCCCTTATCCTCCGTTGAAGGCGTTGCATCCTGCGCAGCACGATCCTTAGCAGCACTTGCACTTGTATTCTCACTCACAGCAGAAGCTGGTTCACTATGTGAATGTTCGTCATGACCATCATTATGCTTCAGAACATTAGATCCTGAGTTCCCGGTCAACATCCCGAATGGATCATAGGTTGGTGGTACCTCGGGTGGAGCTTCAGGCAAGGGCTGCGTTTGATTCTCACCGTTTCCATCAGGAGTTGATTGCGCATCAGCCGGAGCGTCCAGATCCAGATCATCGTCCTCTGAAGTCATTTTTGCGGGTCCGGCATTCCTACCTAATGGACCCTGCTGCCCATAACCTGAGGATTCCGGCTCATCCTTCAAAGGACCTCTGGGGAACAGAAATTGTTCCTGGATAAAGGAACTGTTATCTCCACGTCTGATTTGCTGCTTGGTTACCTGTGGAATGAGCACTTCCTTCCGCAATATGCCACGCAGTGTCGTTTCCACAAACTCGTACAGCTCCGCTTCCTTGCTGAAACGAACCTCCAGCTTCGCCGGATGCACGTTTACATCGACCAGGGACGGATGCATCTCCAACTGCACCACGACAAGCGGGAACCGATTAATAGGCAGCAGCGTATGATACGCCTTCAGAATAGCTTGGTTGAGCCCGTAATTCCGAATAAATCGTCCATTCACAATGGTCGACATGCCGCCACGATTGGCACGAGTCCATTCCGGCAAACTGATCAGCCCGCTCACACGATAGTCCAGACTCTCTCCCTGAATGGGGAGCATCGCTTTGGCGGCACTGGTACCATATATCGCTGCAACCACTTGCAGCAGATCCCCATTGCCCAGCGTCTTCAGCAGCGTATTTTCATTATGACGCAGCGTGAATGAGATGTTAGGATGGGACATGGCCATGCGATAGAGAACATCCGAGATATGTCCCAGCTCGGTCTGGATCGTTTTCATATATTTAAGCCTGGCCGGCGTATTGAAAAATAGTTCTTTCACCTCAAAGTCCGTACCTTGGGGCGAGGTTTCATCCTCATGTGAGAGAAGTTTGCCGCCCTCAATCACGATTCGTCGCCCTCGCCCGTCATTCCCGCTGGCCGATAACACTTCCACCTTGGAGACAGCAGCAATACTCGCCAAGGCCTCTCCCCGGAATCCAAGACTTGTGATCTGGAACAGATCGCGGCCATGAGCTATTTTACTGGTTGCATGACGATAGAAGGCCTTTTCCATATCCTCTGGCTCGATACCGGAGCCATTGTCTTTGACCCGAATACGGAGCAGTCCTCCCTCTTCCACCGTAACATCAATCTTGGAGGCGCCTGCATCCACCGAATTTTCGAGCAGTTCCTTCACGACTGAAGCAGGCCGTTCGACCACCTCACCTGCCGCAATCTGGTTGGCAATATGTTCATCAAGCACATGAATTTTCGCCACAGGTCTTCCCCTCCCCTATACTCAGGATAATTGCTGTGCCTTCAATTTAAGATCATTCAGTATTTGCATCGCCTGAAGCGGCGTCATGTTCATGACATCAATATCTTTCATATTACGAATAAACTCGCGGGCAGGCTTGTCAAGGGCAGCAACCTCCGTTTTTGGAGACACACTTGGCTCTTCATCCCCAAAGATGGACAGCTGAACCACATCGGCATGTTTGGAGACTGACTGCTGCTTGCTGGTTGGTTTATTAGCATGTTGTTTCTGCGCTGGATCTTCAGTCGCTACAGTGAGTTCGACAGGTTCTGTAGATCCCTGCTCCCGAACCAATGACGAATGATCAGTTGACTGGAACTCTGCACCATCTCGAGTATGATCACCCGATTGCTGTTTGTCCTTCCCGCCAAATTCGCTGCCAACCGCAACCTGAGCCGCCGCATGCTCAAAACCGTGCAGCAAACCATTCGCCCGTTCAATAATGCTGTCCGGCAGCCCTGCAAGCCGTGCGCAATAGATCCCGTAGCTGCTGCTGGCTGCCCCGGCAATCAATTTACGCAGGAAATTAACCTTGTCCCCGCTCTCTTGAACAGCCATGGAGTAATTCGCCAACTTGTCCAAACTCTCTTCCAGATGAGCAAGCTCATGAAAGTGAGTGGATACAAGTGCTTTACACCCAATGATATCATGCACATATTCAATGACGGACTGTGCAATCGCCATTCCCTCACTGGTAGACGTTCCCCGGCCCAATTCATCAATGATAATCAGACTGCGTGGTGTTGCTTTATCTGTCATGACCTGAATGTCGGCCATCTCTACCATAAATGTACTTTGCCCACCGATGAGATCATCTGCTGCACCAATCCGTGTGAAAATGCGATCCATTATCGGTACCTCAGCTTGTCCTGCCGGCACAAAACAGCCGATCTGCGCGAGAATCGAAATCAGCGCCACCTGCCGCATATAGGTACTTTTCCCTGCCATATTCGGGCCGGTAATCAGCAGAATACGCGCCTCTTCCTTCTGCATCGCAGTATCATTGGCAATGAAAGCTCCATCTCGCATTACTGCCTCAACCACCGGATGACGCCCCTGTTCCACGACCAGATCATAACCATCGGTCAAGGTAGGCCGTACGAAATTACGCTCTGCACTGATGACGGCAAAGGATTGATACACATCAATCTCCGCGACCAGCTCAGCCAGCTTCTGCAGTCTGGAGATCTCCTGGTTGAGCCGTTCCCGCAATTCAGCGAACAAGCCGTACTCAATATCAACCATCTTGTCCTGAGCTTCCAGAATCAGCGTTTCTTTTTCTTTCAGCTCCGGTGTAATATAACGCTCAGCATTAGCAAGGGTTTGTTTCCGCTCGTAACGGCCTTCCGGCAGAGAAGACAGATTCGACTTGGTAATTTCAATATAGTACCCGAATACTTTGTTGTACCCGATTTTCAGTGAGCGAATGCCCGTCGCTTCACGCTCTCTGGCTTCCAGTTCAGCAATCCACTGCTTGCCATTCACCGAGGCTTCCCTGAGCTCATCCAGCCGCTCATGGTATCCTTCACGAATTAAGCCACCATCTCGAACCGACACAGGCGGCTCATCAACGATAGCCTGAGCGATCGCATCCCGCAAATCACTACATTCATCCATAACACCAGCAATGTGCTGTAATGTCGTGGAAGCTGAACCTGCACAATACTGACGTAGCCCCGGAATTTTGTCCAGTGACAGCTTCAGTGCATTCAGATCCCGACCGTTGGCGTTACCAAAGGCAATTCGACCCACCAGGCGTTCCAGATCGTAGATATCTTTGAGTTCTGCACGCAGATCTTCCCGCAGTATAAACTGGTTATACAGCGTGTCTACCGCCTCCAGCCGCTCATTGATTTTGCCTTTTTGCAGCAAGGGTTTATCTACCCAGCGACGCAGCATGCGAGCACCCATGGATGTCTCTGTGCGGTCCAACAGCCAGAGCAGCGAACCTTTCTTCGAACGTTCACGTACCGTCTCCACCAGTTCCAGATTACGCCGAGTAAAAGGGTCCAGAATCATAAAGTGATCCGGCTCATACGTTGAAACCTGTGTCAATTGTCCAAGAGAACGTTTCTGTGTCTCACTTAAGTAGGAGAAAAGACGCGCTATACAAGCTTGACGTTCAGGCTCCAGACGAGCCCATACCGCTTCGCCAAATTGCTGACGCACCAAATCTTCCTTGCTCTTCGTCCATGGTGTGTACACCACAGGCCGACCAATTGGAGATGCCTGGGTAGCCACCGTATCCAACAGTGCTGCATCCCCCACCAGTTCCGAAGGTTCGTAGATCCCGATCTCATCCTTGAGCCATTCCTCGGAGTATGGCACAGAGGTCACGTAGAGCTCTCCCGTGGACAAGTCACAGGCAGCCAGTGCAAGTGTGTTCAGATTCCCTGTCAGGCACACCATATAGTTGTTGGACTTGTCCCCCAATGTCTTGCCTTCCATTACCGTTCCGGGTGTTATAACGCGTACAATTTCACGCCGCACCATGCCTTTGGTTACCGTTGGATCTTCCATCTGTTCACAGATGGCTACTTTGTATCCTTTTTCAATCAAGCGCTGTATGTAATTGTCAGCCGAATGATAAGGCACACCGCACATCGGGATTTTATCTTCTCCCCCACCTGCGCGCGCTGTTAATGTTATTTCTAGCTCACGGGAAGCATTAACCGCATCCTCAAAGAACATTTCATAGAAATCACCTAGTCGAAAAAAAAGAAAAGCGTCCTGCGCTTCGGCCTTCACTTGCAAGTATTGTTGAATCATTGGCGTATACTGAGCCATGAGTATCCTCCATCCGTTCCATTGTTGTCAGGAAGAGAAGCTGTCCCGGAAGGAGCAATAAGGCGGTCAGACACCTTGTTTGTGCCACCGCCTCAGTTTCGGCATCCGCCGCTTCCCTCACAGGTTGCTGTTCCATTTCTTCCGTAACGATGATCAAAATCGACTTAATTCTCATTATAACAAAAAAGTGCCCACTCTTCATGAACCTGCTCGAATATTCCAGAGTTTACGTATATCCCGACTCTCGTCCCACGTCTTACCTTGTATAAGCTGGCTAATTAATGGAGCGGCGTAACGTTCATAACGTTCATAACCGTCCATCTGCATCAGGTCATCCAGCAGTGCCGGAATATGTGCCTGCATCACCTCACGGTTTCCTTCATAAAATGCAGTATGAATCACAGCCTTCGCCAATGGACGCTGATGCAGCTGATGATAGCCTCTTACGATAAGACCAGCCAGAGCAACAACGCCTTTGGCAACCAGAGGGGATACCAGGAAACTGGGTAAAGTGCGATATTCAAATCCACCATAGGATTTAAGTCGAAAATCACCCAATGACCCATAACGTGGACGACGACCAGAACCACGTGGATCTTGAAGAACGGCAAGTGGCAATGCCAAATAATTGTCAAGTGCGCGCAGCAGCTCCCCATTTAGCGTAACACCACTGAAATGAACATGTCCGCCCAGTGGCAAGCCCCGCTGGGGCATTCCCCCTGCCTGCCAGATCAGTGAGTGATCACTAATGCTGCGGTCTGCGACCGCGAAGGCTCTCATCAGATGAGCCAGCAGTTCGCGCGGCTCCGAGCTGGGAGCCGGTCGCAGTTCGGCTACAGGATATATTCGTCTTCCACCGATCGTCACGGAATCACAGCCGGCTATGCCTGTTCGCTCGAGAAATCGGGAGGCGGGTACAATTTTGGACTCTGGCATCTGCACAAGCAGGAACTCGGGGTCCATTCCTATGATAGGGGCCGCATTACGATGTCGCTCTTCATCCAGTTCGGACTGAAGTTGTTTCCAGCCTGCGCGGTACATGGCAGAGAGATCTGTCATTCCCTTCCAGGGCCTGGGGTCAATCGAGATGACAGAACAACCGCTTTTGCCTGTTGCTTCGAGTCTTACAGCGCCGTGATCCAATCCCACCGTATACAATGTTTTGGTGGCAAGTCGTTCAATGCGTTTGAATAACGTGGATGCCGCTTCGCGATCCAGCACACTTTCTTGCGTTCCACCCATGCCACTGGTGTCCCTGCGTTTGATGCGAATCGCTTGCAGACAGCATATCTCCACATCGTAACGTACACGCAGGCCCAACTCCCGGTCACGCCTGCCTTGCGAAGCCAGTACTTCAATGCCAGAACGTTTCAGGCGATCTACCCTTTCACGAGGGAGCATGCGCTCATACCGGCGCACCGCCTCCTCAGCCTCATCGACCACATTCATCCTGTCCCTCCTCCCGATTTTCGCCCAAAATAAAAAAAGAGGGCTTACGCCCTCTTCACTGCCGCTTGCGGCGCATATGATACCTTAAGTTTATGAGTCCAGATCGATGAGCTTACAACTCATCGTCAAGCAGGTCAGGATCGAGATCGTCATAATCTCCATCACCACTGCCGAAGTCATAATCCTTGTCTTCGTAATCTCCACAGCCATCCGTGCACACTTTCACACAGACTTTGGTCTCGGCGACCAGTTCAACAGCGAATTCCCGTTCTACCCGGATAATTACGCTGCTTCCTCCTGCCGACACCGTGGCCTCCACGCAGCTCGGTTCCTGCGTTGCATCCGCAGATACCTCTACAGTGGCGGCCCGGTGTTTCGGGTCCAGATAGGACAAAGGCACATGTTCTACATACGACACCGTTTCTTTGGCTACATCCGTCTGTGAATTTTTGTCATAGGAATACCAAATGTTGATATCGTAAGTACCAATAACTTCAATTCCGTCCCCCGCTGATACAGCTTCATATTGGTGGTTGATAATCCAAGCCCCCAAAATACTAGTCGGACCATTTGGCGGAGTCACGGTATGTGTTACGGTAGAGAACTTACGACCTTTGCCGCAGATCGCCTTCGTGATGATCTCTCTACATTGATGTTTATGACTCAATGACATCTTTAAACCTCCTCCATACAATCATTCTTTACAAGTGTATGCAGGGCATCCGTCTAGGGTGACAACTATTTTCTATTATTCATTTGTAGATTGGGACCGGTCCGACACCGGAGATGGTGCTTTGTCCTTCTTCGCAATTTTCAGATACAGCGCGAGTTCCCGGCACAACTGGAGAATAGCGGAACGAATCTCGAATTCTTCCCTTGTATCCGGCAACTCCATTTGCTTGAATTCTTCTTGCACATCTGCGAGAAGTTTTTCCGTACGTCCGGTGTAAGATTCAGTGAGTACATCTTGACTGAGCTGTTCGAACAGCTCTGATACCATTTCCGCATGCGGCATCTTCTGATAGATCTGGGATACCAGATGCATCATATGCTGGATAGAATCCAGCTGCGTTTTGCGCATATAAAAGTAAACACTCCATCCCTCGTTCGGATGAATGACCTGATTCTCCAATGAACGTTTGGCCGCTTCAATACCGCCAAGCACTGCCTTATCGGCTTCGATTAGCTCTTTTCCTGCCCACACTTCATTTGGATTGCGCAGCGTGGCTGCAAACTCCTTGAAGATAACCGAGAATAGTTCGTCAATTCTTTTGCGAATACGCAGCATTTGCGGGTCCGCAGCAGGCATATAAGCCAGATTAACCACCATCGCTGAACCGAGACCAATCAGCAGCAGTCCAATTTGAATCAAAACCACATGTACGTCCATTTCGCCGCCGCCAAATACCCGGAACACCACAACAGAACCTGTTACAATGCCTTCCTTGAATCCGGCCCGAACGATAACCGGAAATGCAATCAGTATGTAGACCGCCAGCACCCAGTAATGGAAGCCAAGAAAGTGAAAAAGTACACTTGCGAATAAAAGCCCCACTACGGAAGCAAAAAATCGGGCAGATATGGTGCGAATACTTCTTTTTCGTGTTACATCAACGCCTAGTATGGCCAGCAAGCCCGCCGATGTTGGTCCAGGCAAGCCGCACCAGTCCGCAATCAACACAGCCATCAGCGCGGCTATTGCAGTTTTGATTACCCTAAAACCCATCTAACTCCCTCTCCTCTAAGCTGCATAAATGTCAAAGCCAGTGAGCCATGCCCATCCAGGTGGAATGCTTGTCCTATGCCTGCAGCGTGTACTGCCAAATATCCTATCCATAGTATTACACATCCTGCCAAAAACCATTTCTTCTCTAATTAAAAGAAGGATTCTGGAAGAACCGCATCTCATAATTCGATGCTACACTCATAAACGGCATCAACCGACATGCATATGCATGTCGGTCACAATAACGCGCCCCGGATGAGGGACGCTGGCCATTTGATTGATGCGACAGCAGCCTCTAGGCCCTTTTCTCCAATCGTCGCATTCATTCCGGACTGCGCGGAATAATCGTATTAGTATGGTACTTGATTTTACGGGTTCGGGCAACGTGACACCTCTTGTGAAATTGTATACATATCATGAAGCCCTCTTTTACACACGCATGCTTCGCAAAATCACCTGCGTCCTGCCAGCAGCTTGCGTTCTACATATACAACCATTTGGTACATCGCTGTCGCTACAGCAGCAATAATTAACAGGCTCGATAGAACGAGGGTAAAGTTGAACACTTGAAACCCATAGATGATCAGATAGCCCAACCCCTGCTTGGCGACCAGAAATTCACCCACGATGACACCAACCCAGGCCATACCCACGTTTACTTTTAAGGTAGAGACAATGGCAGGAAAGGAAGCGGGCAATACGACTTTGCTGAAAATCTCGGAGCGATCGCCACCAAACGTACGGATAACTTTAATATAGTTCTGATCCACTTCATTAAAACTGTTATACACGACAAGTGTAGTAATAATGACTGTGATTGACAAAGTCGTCATGACAATGGCAGTAAATCCTGCACCAAACATGACGATAAAGATTGGACCCAGCGCTACTTTGGGCATGCTGTTGAACACAACCATATAAGGATCAAGTACTTTGGACAAAAAAGGAGACCACCAGATCAGAACCGCAAGCAGTGTTCCGACGAGTGTCCCCAGCAAAAATCCAACTGCCGTTTCCCCTACGGTTACCCCAACATGCGCCCATAGTTCCCCGCTGATGATGTCCTTCCAGATCTGATTGAAAACTTTGCTGGGATAGCTGAACAAGAGCACATCTATCCAGCGAAGCCTTCCCGCCAGTTCCCAGAGCAAAAACATAAACACCAACATGGACAGCTGCACCGCCAGCACTTTATGTCGCCATCTGGCAACCTGTTGAATATGACTTTGGTGCAGCTGTCTCATCCAAACATCACGCGTTTCCTGCTTCTGTTTCGTCTGATTCACCCGTTCTTCTCACCTCCTCCGGACTGATCCAGTTCACTCCATAACGCCTGAAACAGCTCATTGAACCCTTGCTGCTCCCTCGCGTGAAAAGGCTGTGCGTTTCTTATATCTTCTGGAATAATAAACTCCCGCCGAATACGACCCGGATTACGATCAAGCACAATGACGCGGTCACTGACAGCGATAGCCTCGGACAGATCGTGGGTAACAAGCACCGAAGTTTTGCCTGATTTTTTCAATGTGTCCGAGACCAGATCCTCCAGCTGCAGCTTGGTTTGATAATCGAGAGCCGAGAAGGGTTCATCCAGCAACAGTATTCCCGGATCCGTAGCCAGTGTACGTACCAAAGCCACCCGTTGTCTCATGCCCCCGGATAGCTCGGAAGGATATTGGCTTTCAGTTCCAGCCAAACCCATACCTGCGAGCAGCTCACGCGTACGATCACGACTCTGTTCATTGAGCGTACCTGTCAGTTCAAGCCCGATCAGGGCATTATCCAAAATGGAACGCCACGGAAACAGATAATCCTGTTGCAGCATATATCCAATCTGGGCAGACGGCCCTTCGATGCGTTTCCCTTTAACCTTGACCTCGCCTGCGGTCGGTGTGAGCAGCCCGGCGATGATCGATAGTAATGTCGTTTTACCACATCCGCTAGGGCCAACAAGACTAATGAACTCCCCTTGCTCAATCTGAAGAT includes:
- the mutS gene encoding DNA mismatch repair protein MutS, which translates into the protein MAQYTPMIQQYLQVKAEAQDAFLFFRLGDFYEMFFEDAVNASRELEITLTARAGGGEDKIPMCGVPYHSADNYIQRLIEKGYKVAICEQMEDPTVTKGMVRREIVRVITPGTVMEGKTLGDKSNNYMVCLTGNLNTLALAACDLSTGELYVTSVPYSEEWLKDEIGIYEPSELVGDAALLDTVATQASPIGRPVVYTPWTKSKEDLVRQQFGEAVWARLEPERQACIARLFSYLSETQKRSLGQLTQVSTYEPDHFMILDPFTRRNLELVETVRERSKKGSLLWLLDRTETSMGARMLRRWVDKPLLQKGKINERLEAVDTLYNQFILREDLRAELKDIYDLERLVGRIAFGNANGRDLNALKLSLDKIPGLRQYCAGSASTTLQHIAGVMDECSDLRDAIAQAIVDEPPVSVRDGGLIREGYHERLDELREASVNGKQWIAELEAREREATGIRSLKIGYNKVFGYYIEITKSNLSSLPEGRYERKQTLANAERYITPELKEKETLILEAQDKMVDIEYGLFAELRERLNQEISRLQKLAELVAEIDVYQSFAVISAERNFVRPTLTDGYDLVVEQGRHPVVEAVMRDGAFIANDTAMQKEEARILLITGPNMAGKSTYMRQVALISILAQIGCFVPAGQAEVPIMDRIFTRIGAADDLIGGQSTFMVEMADIQVMTDKATPRSLIIIDELGRGTSTSEGMAIAQSVIEYVHDIIGCKALVSTHFHELAHLEESLDKLANYSMAVQESGDKVNFLRKLIAGAASSSYGIYCARLAGLPDSIIERANGLLHGFEHAAAQVAVGSEFGGKDKQQSGDHTRDGAEFQSTDHSSLVREQGSTEPVELTVATEDPAQKQHANKPTSKQQSVSKHADVVQLSIFGDEEPSVSPKTEVAALDKPAREFIRNMKDIDVMNMTPLQAMQILNDLKLKAQQLS
- the mutL gene encoding DNA mismatch repair endonuclease MutL, giving the protein MAKIHVLDEHIANQIAAGEVVERPASVVKELLENSVDAGASKIDVTVEEGGLLRIRVKDNGSGIEPEDMEKAFYRHATSKIAHGRDLFQITSLGFRGEALASIAAVSKVEVLSASGNDGRGRRIVIEGGKLLSHEDETSPQGTDFEVKELFFNTPARLKYMKTIQTELGHISDVLYRMAMSHPNISFTLRHNENTLLKTLGNGDLLQVVAAIYGTSAAKAMLPIQGESLDYRVSGLISLPEWTRANRGGMSTIVNGRFIRNYGLNQAILKAYHTLLPINRFPLVVVQLEMHPSLVDVNVHPAKLEVRFSKEAELYEFVETTLRGILRKEVLIPQVTKQQIRRGDNSSFIQEQFLFPRGPLKDEPESSGYGQQGPLGRNAGPAKMTSEDDDLDLDAPADAQSTPDGNGENQTQPLPEAPPEVPPTYDPFGMLTGNSGSNVLKHNDGHDEHSHSEPASAVSENTSASAAKDRAAQDATPSTEDKGPSTSQVQASAYRSNSVNSPVREVRSSYNPSAAAAKGERSWKAPSLPDPARLASAVKSDVSMPAFPELSLIGQHHGTYLIAQNQDGLYLIDQHAAHERVNYEYYYEQFGNPAQASQELLLPITLEFTPSETEKLKTRLAWFEQAGVYLEHFGGQTFRVRSHPFWFPKGDEKDIIEEMSEWVLSERSIDVAKMREAASIMCSCKASIKANQKLTDQEAEVLIQRLGSCRQPYTCPHGRPIVVSFSTYDLEKLFKRVM
- the hfq gene encoding RNA chaperone Hfq; translation: MNKSINIQDTFLNQLRKENIPATVYLTNGFQIRGTIKAFDNFTIVIDSDGRQQMVYKHAISTFTPQRSVSLMQQDNSGEA
- a CDS encoding class I SAM-dependent methyltransferase is translated as MYITTGEKEAGHLVERARNLAETTGGTYVPRKKMSLPALVAHYGIDEIVVVLQGKVRLFRPDSPLLEFHPSMGFVRAKRVLNGEADPMLEAGAIHEGDIVIDCTAGLGTDALVFSVAVGKSGRVIACESSLPLYTLLVEGMSQYESIKPEVNEAFRRIELRHVNHLDLLRSLPDRSCDTVYFDPMFREPMMDSSGIKPLRDYANHNALDELSIFEAKRVARKRVVMKEKRGSAEFTRLGFEVHDRGNAKTLYGVINVESGS
- the miaA gene encoding tRNA (adenosine(37)-N6)-dimethylallyltransferase MiaA, with amino-acid sequence MKAEVKPKLLVLVGPTAVGKTRMSIELAQAFNCEIISGDSMQVYREMDIGTAKITRDEMKGVPHHLIDIHEPEYPYSVAEFQESCTRLIGEIHERGKLPFIVGGTGLYVESVCYGFQFSDSGSDEAFRDEQFRYAEQHGPQALHDKLRVIDPVSAERLHPNDQRRIVRALEIYHLTGEKLSEQLASQKKESPYDLLIVGLTMDRQKLYARVEERIDLMIGQGLVDEVKSLLERGVARGHISMQGLGYKEIAAYLQGEVSWEAAVEWLKRDTRRFAKRQLSWFRHMKDIEWVDMTDTDDFSGNYAQVCEMIKRKFN